In a single window of the Paramisgurnus dabryanus chromosome 23, PD_genome_1.1, whole genome shotgun sequence genome:
- the fbxo31 gene encoding F-box only protein 31 isoform X1, whose translation MLLRMAVCARLCGVGQSRRCRRRQRHSQANRESDSETDMDDDEEERVVVVGKMKDDPGCHKTCTAGPSGVGFEASVGPPHPQSLLDLPPEILVEIFSSLPGTALPNLALVCKKFRQILNTETIWRRRCTNEFGMNDDPRKMEIVGMSSRELYVKRVNPKVKSGRFMKLLPDYEHMDFRDVYTHLLHPYRHILGLWQPDIGPYGGLLNVVVDGLFIIGWMYLPPHDPRVEDPMRRRPLFRIHMLEKNKATVECMYGHKGPHKGDIQTVKKDEFSTKCNQTDHHRMPGGRQEEFRTWLEEEWGRTLEDIFHEHMQELILMKFIYTSQYDNCLTYRRIYLPPYLPSDLLQPGLFKGTYGSHGLEIIMLSFHGSKAKATKLTGDPNVPAGQLTLEIDLNRPLRLPDLEHQRNMDELQQLVMGVHEEVQRSLQAQDVPSEGAEASPSLGAENSESDPPAGLETVEPAAATCSATSEPQSFVLPLGVIARNEVYPRTCKMCFYGTGLIAGHGFTSPERTPGLFVLFDDDRFGFIWLELKSFSMYSRLTDQLSHAQPPCMERFEAMLRNMQSWTS comes from the exons ATGTTGCTACGGATGGCGGTGTGTGCCAGGCTCTGTGGAGTGGGTCAGTCGCGGCGGTGCAGGAGGCGGCAGAGGCACAGCCAGGCGAACCGGGAGAGCGACTCCGAGACTGATATGGACGACGACGAGGAGGAGAGGGTGGTGGTGGTGGGCAAAATGAAAGACGACCCCGGCTGTCATAAGACCTGCACTGCGGGGCCTAGCGGGGTCGGTTTCGAGGCCTCTGTAGGGCCGCCCCATCCGCAGTCGCTGTTGGATTTGCCCCCGGAGATTTTAGTGGAGATCTTTTCGTCTCTACCGGGCACGGCGCTGCCCAACCTGGCGCTAGTGTGCAAGAAATTCAGGCAGATCCTGAACACGGAAACAATCTGGAGGAGGAGATGTACCAATG aatTTGGTATGAATGATGACCCACGGAAGATGGAAATTGTGGGTATGTCGAGTCGAGAGCTTTATGTTAAAC GTGTGAACCCGAAGGTGAAGTCAGGGCGCTTTATGAAGCTCCTCCCTGATTATGAGCACATGGACTTTCGGGACGTGTACACACACT TGCTGCATCCTTATAGACACATCCTTGGTCTCTGGCAGCCTGATATTGGCCCATATGGAGGATTACTGAATGTTGTG GTTGATGGGTTATTCATCATAGGCTGGATGTATCTACCACCCCACGATCCCCGTGTGGAGGACCCGATGCGCAGACGGCCTCTTTTCCGCATCCACATGTTGGAGAAAAACAAagccacggttgaatgtatgTACGGCCACAAAGGCCCTCATAAAGGAGATATTCAG ACTGTGAAAAAAGACGAGTTTTCCACCAAATGCAACCAGACAGACCACCATCGAATGCCTGGAGGCAGACAAGAG GAGTTCAGAACATGGTTGGAGGAGGAATGGGGAAGAACACTGGAGGATATTTTCCATGAGCACATGCAGGAGTTGATCCTCATGAAGTTCATCTACACCAGCCAATATGA TAATTGCCTGACGTACCGGCGGATTTATTTGCCCCCGTACCTCCCTTCAGACCTCCTGCAGCCGGGCCTCTTTAAGGGGACGTATGGAAGTCATGGCCTGGAGATTATTATGCTAAGCTTCCATGGCTCCAAAGCCAAAGCTACAAAGCTTACT GGTGACCCCAATGTCCCAGCAGGTCAGCTGACCTTAGAAATAGACCTGAACCGGCCACTGCGTCTGCCGGACCTGGAGCACCAGAGGAACATGGATGAGCTCCAACAGCTCGTGATGGGGGTGCATGAGGAGGTCCAGAGGAGTTTGCAGGCCCAGGATGTCCCATCAGAGGGTGCAGAGGCGAGCCCTTCCCTGGGGGCGGAAAATTCGGAGTCAGACCCCCCTGCTGGGCTGGAAACTGTCGAACCGGCGGCAGCCACCTGCAGTGCCACATCTGAACCACAATCGTTCGTGCTGCCTTTGGGAGTCATAGCCCGCAATGAAGTGTACCCACGAACCTGTAAGATGTG TTTTTACGGAACCGGCCTGATCGCCGGCCACGGCTTTACGAGCCCCGAACGCACACCTGGTTTGTTCGTCCTGTTTGACGACGACCGCTTCGGCTTCATCTGGCTGGAGTTGAAATCCTTCAGTATGTACAGTCGCCTGACGGACCAGCTGTCTCACGCCCAGCCACCCTGCATGGAGCGCTTTGAGGCCATGCTCCGTAACATGCAGTCATGGACGTCCTGA
- the fbxo31 gene encoding F-box only protein 31 isoform X2 — protein MLLRMAVCARLCGVGQSRRCRRRQRHSQANRESDSETDMDDDEEERVVVVGKMKDDPGCHKTCTAGPSGVGFEASVGPPHPQSLLDLPPEILVEIFSSLPGTALPNLALVCKKFRQILNTETIWRRRCTNEFGMNDDPRKMEIVGMSSRELYVKLLHPYRHILGLWQPDIGPYGGLLNVVVDGLFIIGWMYLPPHDPRVEDPMRRRPLFRIHMLEKNKATVECMYGHKGPHKGDIQTVKKDEFSTKCNQTDHHRMPGGRQEEFRTWLEEEWGRTLEDIFHEHMQELILMKFIYTSQYDNCLTYRRIYLPPYLPSDLLQPGLFKGTYGSHGLEIIMLSFHGSKAKATKLTGDPNVPAGQLTLEIDLNRPLRLPDLEHQRNMDELQQLVMGVHEEVQRSLQAQDVPSEGAEASPSLGAENSESDPPAGLETVEPAAATCSATSEPQSFVLPLGVIARNEVYPRTCKMCFYGTGLIAGHGFTSPERTPGLFVLFDDDRFGFIWLELKSFSMYSRLTDQLSHAQPPCMERFEAMLRNMQSWTS, from the exons ATGTTGCTACGGATGGCGGTGTGTGCCAGGCTCTGTGGAGTGGGTCAGTCGCGGCGGTGCAGGAGGCGGCAGAGGCACAGCCAGGCGAACCGGGAGAGCGACTCCGAGACTGATATGGACGACGACGAGGAGGAGAGGGTGGTGGTGGTGGGCAAAATGAAAGACGACCCCGGCTGTCATAAGACCTGCACTGCGGGGCCTAGCGGGGTCGGTTTCGAGGCCTCTGTAGGGCCGCCCCATCCGCAGTCGCTGTTGGATTTGCCCCCGGAGATTTTAGTGGAGATCTTTTCGTCTCTACCGGGCACGGCGCTGCCCAACCTGGCGCTAGTGTGCAAGAAATTCAGGCAGATCCTGAACACGGAAACAATCTGGAGGAGGAGATGTACCAATG aatTTGGTATGAATGATGACCCACGGAAGATGGAAATTGTGGGTATGTCGAGTCGAGAGCTTTATGTTAAAC TGCTGCATCCTTATAGACACATCCTTGGTCTCTGGCAGCCTGATATTGGCCCATATGGAGGATTACTGAATGTTGTG GTTGATGGGTTATTCATCATAGGCTGGATGTATCTACCACCCCACGATCCCCGTGTGGAGGACCCGATGCGCAGACGGCCTCTTTTCCGCATCCACATGTTGGAGAAAAACAAagccacggttgaatgtatgTACGGCCACAAAGGCCCTCATAAAGGAGATATTCAG ACTGTGAAAAAAGACGAGTTTTCCACCAAATGCAACCAGACAGACCACCATCGAATGCCTGGAGGCAGACAAGAG GAGTTCAGAACATGGTTGGAGGAGGAATGGGGAAGAACACTGGAGGATATTTTCCATGAGCACATGCAGGAGTTGATCCTCATGAAGTTCATCTACACCAGCCAATATGA TAATTGCCTGACGTACCGGCGGATTTATTTGCCCCCGTACCTCCCTTCAGACCTCCTGCAGCCGGGCCTCTTTAAGGGGACGTATGGAAGTCATGGCCTGGAGATTATTATGCTAAGCTTCCATGGCTCCAAAGCCAAAGCTACAAAGCTTACT GGTGACCCCAATGTCCCAGCAGGTCAGCTGACCTTAGAAATAGACCTGAACCGGCCACTGCGTCTGCCGGACCTGGAGCACCAGAGGAACATGGATGAGCTCCAACAGCTCGTGATGGGGGTGCATGAGGAGGTCCAGAGGAGTTTGCAGGCCCAGGATGTCCCATCAGAGGGTGCAGAGGCGAGCCCTTCCCTGGGGGCGGAAAATTCGGAGTCAGACCCCCCTGCTGGGCTGGAAACTGTCGAACCGGCGGCAGCCACCTGCAGTGCCACATCTGAACCACAATCGTTCGTGCTGCCTTTGGGAGTCATAGCCCGCAATGAAGTGTACCCACGAACCTGTAAGATGTG TTTTTACGGAACCGGCCTGATCGCCGGCCACGGCTTTACGAGCCCCGAACGCACACCTGGTTTGTTCGTCCTGTTTGACGACGACCGCTTCGGCTTCATCTGGCTGGAGTTGAAATCCTTCAGTATGTACAGTCGCCTGACGGACCAGCTGTCTCACGCCCAGCCACCCTGCATGGAGCGCTTTGAGGCCATGCTCCGTAACATGCAGTCATGGACGTCCTGA
- the dynlrb2 gene encoding dynein light chain roadblock-type 2, which translates to MAEVEDTLKRIQGHKGVIGTIVVNGEGIPIRTTLDNSTTVQYAGLLHQLTLKARSTVRDIDPQNDLTFLRIRSKKHEIMVAPDKEYLLIVIQSPSE; encoded by the exons ATG GCAGAAGTCGAGGACACTTTAAAGAGAATTCAGGGTCATAAGGGTGTCATTGGCACAATAGTCGTTAACGGAGAAG GTATTCCCATCAGAACTACACTGGACAACTCCACTACAGTTCAGTATGCAGGACTGCTGCATCAGCTCACTTTGAAAGCCAGAAGTACAGTCAGAGACATCGACCCTCAAAATGACCTGACATTTCTGCGCATCAGATCCAAGAAACATGAGATCATGGTGGCGCCAG aTAAGGAATACCTGTTGATTGTCATCCAGAGCCCAAGTGAATAG